The DNA sequence ATTCCGGAGACGCGGTCGAAAAACTGGCCCGACCCGGGATTCTGTGGCTGGATAAAACGGGGACGCTGACTACCGGTAAAATGCAGGTTCAGGTCTGGCAGGGAGATCAGAGCCGGTTCCGCGAGATCGCTGCGTTGGAACAGCAGGTTGTCCACCCGATCGCGACGGCGATACTGGGCTATATTGAACAGCAGACCGGAGGTGCGTTGAGTGATCTACCGATGCCTGAAGATGTGCAGGCGAGTCCGGGGCAGGGGATCAGCGGTACTGTGAACGGGCATCAGCTGCTGATTGGTACCGAGGCGTTAGTGACTTCGGAAGGTTGTCTCATTTCCCCAGCGTATCAGCAGAGTATTGCTGACTGTCGCAGCCAGGGACTGACAACCGTGTTGATTGCCGTCGATGGAGAACTGGAGGCGGTCTGTGGCATCGGCGACAGCTTGCGCCCCGATTCGCGTGCCACGCTGGATCACCTGAAGGCGGCCGGCTGGTCGATCGGGATTCTCTCGGGCGACCATGAGGAGATTGTGAATCCGATCGCCCGGCAGCTCGACATCAATCCTGAGTTTGTACATGCAGGCGTTCTGCCGGAAGAGAAGCTGCAGATCATTCAGCAGTCCACACCAGAGGGACTGACCGTCATGGTGGGAGATGGCGTCAACGATAGCGCTGCCCTGGCAGCTGCTTCGGTCGGAATTGCCGTCCATGGAGGAGCCGAAGCCAGCCTGCAGGTCGCTGACGTTTATCTTAATCGTCCCGGCTTGAGTCCGCTGCGGGAGTTGATCGATGGTGCCCGGATGACGAACCAGGTTATCATAAGGAACCTCTTGATCTCTCTGGCCTATAATCTACTGGCTGCGGGTTTGGCGCTGGGGGATTGATCAATCCGCTGATCGCGGCGGTGCTGATGCCCATCAGTTCGTTGACGGTGCTGGTTCTATCGTTCATGAACCGTTCTTTCCGGGAGACGCATGCATGAGCGTATTGTATATCGCACTCCCGGTTGCCATTCTGCTTGCCCTGGCGGCTGTCATCGCGTTCGTCTGGACGGTGTCACGTGGTCAATACGATGACCTCGACACGCCGGCGCTCCGCATGCTGGAAGACGACGAGCGACGCCGTCCGCGTCACAGACCTGCTCCCGAGAGTGATACTTCACTTCGAGAAGAAGCGGATCACCCACACGATTCCCGTCAGCAATAAGCTGAGCAGGATGCAGGTCGTCAAGGGAAAATAGAAGCGCACGTTTTCCCGTTCAACCGCGATATCGCCGGGCAGTTTTCCGATCCAGGGCAGCGAGGGTCCGAGCAGCCAGAACAGACCAATGGCGGCGATGAATAATCCGGCTCCAATTAATATCCACGCGGGGTGATTGCTCATGGTTTTACGGCACAAACAGAGTTTATCGGGTTTGTTTCCTCCAGTATAACAGAGGGAAGCGGCTCGTGGTCAAATGCTTTGCCTGCTGAAAGGGACTGGTGATATCAGCCCTGGGGAAGTTCTTCCTTCAGTAGTTCGACAACGCCGGTGTCGTCGTGGTAGACGGCTCCGACGACTCCCAGCGTGCCGGCCTGGACGCGTTCGCGGATCTGGTCGCTGGAGGCCAGGATGGCTGCAACGGCCCGCAGGACATTCCGGTGACTGACCTGCGTGGAGGAGAGTGAATTCTGCTCCGGGGAATCTGTCTGTTTCTCGCTGTCAGTCTCGTCCTGAATCGACTCTGATATCAGATTGACGACCTGATTCAGGTGCCGGTTATTGCCTCTGTCTTCCGGGAGCCCGGGTTGCTGCTGTTCCAGCGAAGCCCGGATGGCGCCACAGCGGGTGTGCCCTAGAACCAGTAGCAGCGGGGTGCCGGAGAGGATGCAGCCGTATTCGAGGTTATTCACGACTTCGGTATCGATTACGTTGCCGGCGACCTGCACACTGAAGATGTTGTCGGGCCGCAGATCGAAGATGGATTCCACCGGCATATAGCAGTCGATACAACTCAGGATGGTCACGCAGGAATTCTGGGCGTAAGGTTCCCCCGGCGAATTCTGTCGCGATTCTCCGCGGGTAAGCACACCGG is a window from the Gimesia benthica genome containing:
- the ccoS gene encoding cbb3-type cytochrome oxidase assembly protein CcoS; protein product: MSVLYIALPVAILLALAAVIAFVWTVSRGQYDDLDTPALRMLEDDERRRPRHRPAPESDTSLREEADHPHDSRQQ
- a CDS encoding DUF2905 domain-containing protein encodes the protein MSNHPAWILIGAGLFIAAIGLFWLLGPSLPWIGKLPGDIAVERENVRFYFPLTTCILLSLLLTGIVWVIRFFSK